Proteins from a genomic interval of Alphaproteobacteria bacterium:
- a CDS encoding TatD family hydrolase, giving the protein MFAGRASAQAAEEERRTTVERLTALAADPQVVAIGETGLDYFYDHSPRAAQIDCFRAHIRAAQATGLPLVVHTRDADDDTAQILAEHHAERPLTGVITASAAAARWPRRR; this is encoded by the coding sequence CTGTTCGCTGGGCGTGCATCCGCACAGGCGGCGGAGGAGGAGCGGCGAACCACCGTCGAGCGGCTGACGGCGCTGGCCGCGGACCCGCAGGTGGTGGCGATCGGCGAGACCGGACTCGACTATTTCTACGACCACAGCCCGCGCGCGGCGCAGATCGACTGCTTCCGCGCGCACATCCGCGCGGCGCAGGCGACCGGCCTGCCGCTGGTGGTGCACACCCGCGACGCCGACGACGACACGGCGCAGATCCTGGCCGAACACCATGCCGAACGCCCGCTGACCGGCGTGATCACTGCTTCAGCAGCGGCCGCGCGCTGGCCGAGGCGGCGCTGA
- a CDS encoding TatD family hydrolase: MLIDSHCHLDYFGDDADDVVARARTAGVTGMLTIGTKLRTFETVRAIAARHDDVACSLGVHPHRRRRRSGEPPSSG; this comes from the coding sequence ATGCTGATCGACAGCCACTGCCACCTCGACTATTTCGGCGACGATGCCGACGACGTGGTCGCGCGGGCGCGCACGGCCGGCGTGACCGGCATGCTGACCATCGGCACCAAGCTGCGCACCTTCGAGACGGTGCGTGCGATCGCGGCGCGGCACGACGACGTCGCCTGTTCGCTGGGCGTGCATCCGCACAGGCGGCGGAGGAGGAGCGGCGAACCACCGTCGAGCGGCTGA
- a CDS encoding DNA polymerase III subunit delta' codes for MTEIHTEHHPRGTADLVGHAAAEALLLDLWNGGRMPHAVMLCGRPGIGKATLGYRLARFVLAQGAQPAGAGLFDDGPTTLALPPDSPTFRRVASGGHVDLMVLERPWDEKRNRRRGVIPMEMAQKAVQFLRLTSGEGGWRVVLVDAVDDLNASSANALLKVLEEPPPRVLLILIANAVGRVLPTIRSRCRQLALAPLSDEQTRAVVAAHAPDAAADECSLAVRLADGSPGQALALLDEGAAALYVDFIELMGAMPDYDVGRAIAFAEAAGASGDEAPFAAFTGLFAGWIGRLVRGAATGEAAPPLAREGEVNARLAGGSALDPWFEVWDKARAWFAETNALNLDRKQAVLAVIDAAEAAQQVTQGITGRADADRWSTRWPQSRVADT; via the coding sequence ATGACCGAAATCCACACGGAACACCATCCGCGCGGGACCGCCGACCTGGTCGGCCACGCGGCGGCGGAGGCGCTGCTGCTGGACCTGTGGAACGGCGGACGCATGCCGCATGCCGTGATGCTGTGCGGCCGGCCGGGCATCGGCAAGGCGACGCTGGGCTATCGGCTGGCCCGCTTCGTGCTGGCCCAGGGTGCGCAGCCGGCCGGCGCCGGCCTGTTCGACGACGGGCCGACGACGCTTGCGCTGCCGCCGGACAGCCCGACCTTTCGCCGGGTCGCATCCGGCGGCCATGTCGACCTGATGGTGCTGGAGCGGCCATGGGACGAGAAGCGCAACCGGCGGCGCGGCGTGATCCCGATGGAGATGGCGCAGAAGGCGGTGCAGTTCCTGCGCCTGACCTCCGGCGAGGGCGGCTGGCGGGTGGTGCTGGTCGACGCGGTCGACGATCTCAACGCCAGCTCGGCCAATGCCCTGTTGAAGGTGTTGGAGGAGCCGCCGCCGCGGGTGCTGCTGATCCTGATCGCCAACGCGGTCGGCCGCGTGCTGCCGACGATCCGCTCGCGCTGCCGCCAGCTGGCGCTGGCGCCGCTGAGCGACGAGCAGACCCGGGCCGTGGTCGCGGCACATGCGCCGGACGCGGCTGCCGACGAGTGCAGCCTGGCGGTGCGGCTGGCCGACGGCAGCCCTGGGCAGGCGCTGGCGCTGCTCGACGAGGGCGCCGCGGCGCTCTATGTCGACTTCATCGAACTGATGGGCGCGATGCCGGACTACGACGTCGGCCGGGCGATCGCCTTCGCCGAGGCGGCGGGCGCGTCGGGCGACGAGGCGCCGTTCGCCGCCTTCACCGGCCTGTTCGCCGGCTGGATCGGCCGGCTGGTGCGGGGCGCTGCCACCGGCGAGGCGGCGCCGCCGCTGGCCCGCGAGGGCGAGGTCAACGCAAGGCTGGCCGGCGGCAGCGCGCTTGATCCCTGGTTTGAGGTGTGGGACAAGGCGCGCGCTTGGTTCGCCGAGACCAACGCACTGAATCTCGACCGCAAACAGGCGGTTCTCGCGGTGATCGACGCCGCCGAAGCGGCGCAGCAGGTAACGCAGGGGATAACCGGACGCGCGGATGCCGATCGATGGAGCACGAGATGGCCGCAGAGCCGCGTCGCTGATACCTGA
- the tmk gene encoding dTMP kinase yields the protein MTARGRFITLEGGEGAGKSTQLRRLAEWLESQGQPVLQTREPGGSPGAEDIRRLLVEGEPDRWLPWSETLLFFAARFDHVARTMRPALAAGRWVLCDRFADSTVAYQGAAGGISFGRLTELYWLVLGDFEPDLTIVLDLPVEVGMARARSRDGVAPARFERKDRAFHARVRDGFATIVTLNPQRCVMVDADADVDTVAARIRAVVAERLGLPGGHA from the coding sequence GTGACAGCGCGCGGCCGTTTCATCACCCTTGAGGGCGGGGAGGGCGCGGGCAAGTCGACCCAGCTGCGCCGCCTGGCCGAGTGGCTCGAGAGCCAGGGCCAGCCGGTGCTGCAGACCCGCGAGCCCGGCGGCTCGCCCGGCGCCGAGGATATCCGCCGCCTGCTGGTCGAAGGCGAGCCCGATCGGTGGCTGCCGTGGAGCGAGACGCTGCTGTTCTTCGCGGCCCGCTTCGATCACGTCGCGCGGACGATGCGGCCGGCGCTTGCGGCCGGACGCTGGGTGCTGTGCGACCGTTTCGCCGATTCCACCGTGGCCTATCAGGGCGCGGCGGGCGGCATTTCGTTCGGCCGCCTCACCGAGCTCTATTGGCTGGTGCTGGGCGACTTCGAACCCGACCTGACCATCGTGCTCGACCTGCCGGTCGAGGTCGGCATGGCACGGGCGCGGTCGCGCGATGGCGTGGCCCCGGCCCGCTTCGAGCGAAAGGACCGCGCCTTCCACGCGCGGGTGCGCGACGGATTCGCCACCATCGTCACGCTGAACCCGCAGCGCTGCGTCATGGTCGACGCCGACGCGGACGTCGACACGGTCGCGGCGCGCATCCGCGCGGTGGTGGCGGAGCGTCTGGGCCTGCCAGGCGGACACGCGTAG
- a CDS encoding D-alanyl-D-alanine carboxypeptidase family protein — MQTAKSMRALAAAVALAVAAVVLRPAGAIEMVTTAREAILVDLTTGTVLTETNADELMPPASMSKLMTVHMIFSRLADGRLHMDDEMTVTENAWRRGGSSMFLEIGQRVRVEDLLRGIIVQSGNDACIVAAEAIAGSEAAFAEAMNTEAHEIGLTRSTFRNSTGWPDPQHLMTARDLAILASHIIQTFPDYYPIFAEREFRYNDITQQNRNPLLYRNMGADGLKTGHTEEAGYGLVGSVERDGRRLLLVINGMESQQARSDEAERLLEWGFREFEVVDLFEPGESVENAEVWLGERETVPLMVTDPIRVTIPQAQRDEMRVAVVYDGPVPAPIRRGDEVARLVVTAPGIEQRVFPVYAAADVAEAGVFGKIWATLSHFVLG; from the coding sequence ATGCAGACCGCGAAGTCGATGCGAGCCCTGGCCGCTGCGGTCGCGCTGGCCGTTGCGGCCGTCGTCCTGCGCCCGGCCGGCGCCATCGAGATGGTGACCACGGCGCGCGAGGCGATCCTCGTCGACCTCACCACCGGCACCGTACTGACCGAGACCAATGCGGACGAACTGATGCCGCCGGCCTCGATGAGCAAGCTGATGACCGTTCACATGATCTTCTCGCGCTTGGCCGACGGCCGGCTGCACATGGACGACGAGATGACGGTGACGGAGAATGCGTGGCGCCGCGGCGGCTCGTCGATGTTCCTGGAGATCGGCCAGCGGGTGCGGGTCGAGGACCTGCTGCGCGGAATCATCGTCCAGTCGGGCAACGATGCCTGCATCGTCGCAGCCGAGGCGATCGCCGGCAGCGAGGCCGCCTTCGCCGAGGCGATGAACACCGAGGCGCACGAGATCGGACTGACCCGCAGCACCTTCCGCAACTCCACCGGCTGGCCGGATCCGCAGCACCTGATGACGGCGCGCGATCTGGCGATCCTGGCCAGCCACATCATCCAGACCTTCCCGGACTACTACCCGATCTTCGCCGAGCGCGAGTTCCGCTACAACGACATCACCCAGCAGAATCGCAATCCGCTGCTGTATCGCAACATGGGCGCCGACGGGCTGAAGACCGGCCACACCGAGGAGGCCGGCTACGGGCTGGTCGGCTCGGTGGAGCGTGACGGCAGGCGGCTGCTGCTGGTGATCAACGGCATGGAAAGCCAGCAGGCCCGGTCCGACGAGGCCGAGCGGCTGCTGGAATGGGGGTTCCGCGAGTTCGAGGTGGTCGACCTGTTCGAGCCGGGCGAGAGCGTCGAGAATGCCGAGGTCTGGCTGGGCGAGCGCGAGACCGTGCCGCTGATGGTCACCGACCCGATCCGGGTGACCATCCCGCAGGCGCAGCGCGACGAGATGCGGGTCGCCGTGGTCTATGACGGCCCGGTGCCGGCGCCGATCCGGCGCGGCGACGAGGTCGCGCGCCTGGTGGTGACCGCGCCGGGGATCGAGCAGCGCGTGTTTCCGGTCTATGCCGCCGCCGATGTGGCGGAAGCCGGCGTGTTCGGCAAGATCTGGGCGACGCTGAGCCACTTCGTGCTCGGATGA
- a CDS encoding septal ring lytic transglycosylase RlpA family protein — protein MTVRRIGARVGALVAAAALVAGCSTSKLLVETARAVQESSSGSADPTLSGDSALAPAALQGGAVLEVEQGVASWYGRGAHGRRTASGEIFDRYGMTAAHNGFPFDSIVRVTNLGNGRQVTLRITDRGVLSEGRIIDVSERAAEMLGFKPAGLAQVRVELLSVPPGQSASAAPAAD, from the coding sequence ATGACTGTCCGGCGCATCGGCGCGCGCGTGGGCGCCCTGGTCGCAGCGGCGGCGCTGGTTGCCGGCTGCTCGACATCGAAGCTGCTCGTGGAGACGGCGCGCGCGGTGCAGGAAAGCAGCAGCGGCAGCGCCGATCCGACCCTTTCCGGCGATTCCGCGCTGGCGCCGGCCGCCCTGCAGGGCGGCGCGGTGCTGGAGGTGGAGCAGGGCGTGGCGTCCTGGTACGGCCGCGGCGCGCACGGACGCCGCACCGCGAGCGGCGAGATCTTCGACCGCTACGGCATGACCGCGGCGCACAACGGCTTCCCGTTCGATTCCATCGTGCGGGTGACCAACCTCGGCAACGGCCGCCAAGTGACGCTGCGGATCACCGACCGCGGTGTGCTGAGCGAAGGCCGGATCATCGACGTGTCGGAGCGTGCGGCCGAGATGCTCGGCTTCAAGCCGGCCGGACTGGCCCAGGTCCGTGTCGAGCTGTTGTCGGTTCCGCCGGGCCAGTCGGCTTCGGCCGCGCCCGCCGCGGACTAG
- a CDS encoding SDR family oxidoreductase: MTDAQNDSAGVVAVTGAAGGIGGALAAGFAAAGWRALAIDRTAPAAVPPGVTPVALDVTDTAAVAAWGDGLGRLDALVNAAGVIRRNDEFDPAVFAQVVDINLNGAMRMCMAARPALAASRRGAVINIASMLSYFGGPLVPAYTASKSGIAGLTRALAVAWAADGIRVNAVAPGWIATAMTAPLRADDARSRGILDRTPMRRWGRPEDLVGPCLFLASDAAAFVTGTLLPVDGGYAAM; this comes from the coding sequence ATGACGGATGCGCAGAACGACAGCGCCGGGGTGGTCGCCGTGACCGGGGCCGCCGGCGGCATCGGCGGCGCGCTGGCGGCCGGATTCGCCGCCGCCGGCTGGCGGGCGCTGGCGATCGACCGGACCGCACCCGCAGCCGTTCCGCCGGGGGTGACGCCGGTCGCGCTCGACGTGACCGATACGGCTGCGGTCGCCGCCTGGGGCGACGGCCTCGGCCGGCTCGACGCCCTGGTCAACGCCGCCGGGGTGATCCGCCGCAACGACGAGTTCGATCCGGCGGTGTTCGCCCAGGTGGTCGACATCAACCTGAACGGCGCCATGCGCATGTGCATGGCGGCACGGCCGGCGCTGGCCGCGTCGCGCCGCGGCGCCGTCATCAACATCGCCTCGATGCTCAGCTACTTCGGCGGGCCGCTGGTGCCGGCCTACACCGCGTCGAAGAGCGGCATCGCCGGCCTGACCCGCGCGCTTGCGGTCGCCTGGGCGGCGGACGGCATCCGGGTCAACGCCGTGGCGCCCGGCTGGATCGCCACGGCGATGACCGCGCCGCTGCGGGCGGACGACGCGCGCAGTCGCGGCATCCTCGACCGCACGCCGATGCGCCGCTGGGGCAGGCCCGAGGATCTGGTCGGGCCGTGCCTGTTCCTGGCGAGCGATGCCGCCGCCTTCGTCACCGGGACATTGTTGCCCGTCGACGGCGGCTATGCCGCCATGTGA
- a CDS encoding 2,4'-dihydroxyacetophenone dioxygenase family protein — translation MPPLNEAAIGDAMMPYQLPMPAESVPEIVVPGAIPTDERIWVPQAESVSFRPLCLNVTQGYWVNLLRVRKAGVLSRHRHPNPVHGFVLRGSWYYLEHDWKAEEGGYVYEPPGETHTLVVPPDVPEMITLFQVNGVMFYVDPWGKPVGYEDVFTKIDMCRKHYEAIGLGRDYVDQFIR, via the coding sequence ATGCCGCCGCTGAACGAAGCCGCCATCGGCGATGCGATGATGCCCTACCAGCTGCCGATGCCGGCGGAATCGGTGCCGGAGATCGTGGTTCCGGGGGCGATCCCCACCGACGAGCGGATCTGGGTGCCGCAGGCGGAATCGGTCTCGTTCCGGCCGCTGTGCCTCAACGTCACCCAGGGCTACTGGGTCAACCTGCTGCGGGTGCGCAAGGCCGGCGTGCTCAGCCGCCACCGCCATCCCAACCCGGTGCACGGCTTCGTGCTGCGCGGCAGCTGGTACTATCTGGAACACGACTGGAAGGCGGAGGAAGGCGGTTATGTCTACGAGCCGCCGGGCGAGACCCACACGCTGGTGGTCCCGCCCGACGTGCCCGAGATGATCACGCTGTTCCAGGTCAACGGCGTGATGTTCTATGTCGATCCTTGGGGAAAGCCAGTGGGTTACGAGGATGTCTTCACCAAGATCGACATGTGTCGCAAGCACTATGAGGCGATCGGCCTGGGGCGGGACTATGTCGACCAGTTCATCCGGTGA
- a CDS encoding c-type cytochrome, with protein sequence MKTLCRLATVALLLLPLFAGRAATAADPARGESLFTSRCGACHSLDTDRVGPRLGGVYGRPAGSVDGYGYSAALRGSGLVWDDATLDGWLAGPFAYLPGALMPFAVSVAADRDDIIAFLRVQAAR encoded by the coding sequence ATGAAGACATTGTGCCGTCTGGCAACGGTGGCGCTGCTGCTGTTGCCGCTGTTCGCGGGACGCGCGGCCACGGCCGCCGATCCGGCAAGAGGCGAGAGCCTGTTCACCAGCCGCTGCGGCGCCTGCCATTCGCTCGATACCGACCGGGTCGGCCCGCGTCTCGGCGGCGTCTACGGCCGGCCCGCCGGCAGCGTCGACGGCTACGGCTACTCCGCCGCGCTGCGCGGTTCCGGGCTGGTCTGGGACGATGCGACGCTCGACGGCTGGCTCGCCGGACCGTTCGCCTATCTGCCCGGTGCGCTGATGCCGTTCGCCGTCTCGGTCGCCGCCGACCGCGACGACATCATCGCGTTCCTGCGGGTGCAGGCGGCGCGGTAA
- a CDS encoding ferritin-like domain-containing protein, whose protein sequence is MNDTRSEQLSVPRRGLLRGAGQVALSTAALALLAGGARPTRAAAGPTEADAIALNAILGLDHEAIAAYEIAAGSGLLSAGVLPVARLFQGHHIGHRDELIAVIRAIGAEPVEAKSIEDYAVDIGAAALTSELDILKLAAQLEGAAVNAYVGTLATLADKDHARLVAQLVADETMHWTVLTTAVGDALPTGAFAFGA, encoded by the coding sequence ATGAACGACACCCGAAGCGAACAGCTCTCGGTCCCGCGCCGCGGCCTGCTGCGCGGTGCCGGCCAGGTCGCGCTCAGCACCGCCGCGCTGGCTCTGCTTGCCGGCGGCGCGCGTCCGACCCGTGCCGCTGCCGGGCCGACCGAGGCGGACGCGATCGCGCTGAACGCCATTCTCGGCCTCGACCACGAGGCGATCGCCGCCTACGAGATCGCCGCCGGCAGCGGCCTGCTTTCCGCCGGCGTGCTGCCGGTGGCCCGGCTGTTCCAGGGCCACCACATCGGCCATCGCGACGAGTTGATCGCGGTGATCCGCGCGATCGGCGCCGAGCCGGTCGAGGCCAAGTCGATCGAGGACTATGCGGTGGACATCGGCGCCGCCGCGCTGACCAGCGAGCTCGACATCCTCAAGCTGGCGGCGCAGCTGGAAGGGGCTGCCGTCAACGCCTATGTCGGCACCCTCGCAACGCTGGCGGACAAGGACCATGCCCGGCTGGTGGCGCAGCTTGTCGCCGACGAGACCATGCACTGGACCGTCCTGACGACGGCGGTGGGCGACGCCTTGCCCACCGGCGCCTTCGCCTTCGGCGCCTGA
- a CDS encoding carboxymuconolactone decarboxylase family protein gives MPRIPAIQPDAAQGKTLELFAAIGRQLGGVPNILRTMGHSPAALEGYLGFATALAGGTFAPAFREQIALAVAGANGCDYCASAHSAIGRKLKLADDEIRRNLHGDASDPKVAAALGFARKLVRERGHASDGDIAAIRLAGYGEAEIVELIAHVALNLFTNYFNHAVGTDIDFPVVLSAAARAA, from the coding sequence ATGCCCCGCATCCCCGCAATCCAGCCCGATGCCGCCCAGGGCAAGACGCTGGAGCTGTTCGCCGCCATCGGCCGCCAGCTCGGCGGCGTGCCCAACATCCTGCGCACCATGGGCCATTCGCCCGCCGCGCTGGAGGGCTATCTCGGCTTCGCCACCGCGCTGGCCGGCGGCACGTTCGCGCCGGCGTTCCGCGAGCAGATCGCGCTCGCCGTGGCCGGCGCCAACGGCTGCGACTACTGCGCGTCGGCGCACAGCGCCATCGGCCGCAAGCTGAAGCTGGCCGACGACGAGATCCGCCGCAATCTGCACGGCGACGCCAGCGACCCGAAGGTCGCGGCGGCCCTCGGCTTCGCCCGCAAGCTGGTGCGCGAGCGCGGCCACGCCAGCGACGGCGACATCGCCGCCATCCGGCTGGCCGGCTACGGCGAGGCCGAGATCGTGGAGCTGATCGCCCACGTCGCGCTCAACCTGTTCACCAACTACTTCAACCACGCCGTCGGCACCGACATCGACTTTCCGGTGGTGCTGTCGGCCGCGGCCCGCGCCGCCTGA
- a CDS encoding AraC family transcriptional regulator has product MDVLNDILDTIELRATLYFRTRFTAPYAIAVPPYRQAIRFHLVVQGRCHVASDGAAGADLGMGELVLVPRGAAHVIADRAGREPVALDRVVAESGFDGAGPLVWGAAQAGANEETHLICGHFTYDEGVDHPLLRALPTLLRVSAPARARHPLLDGVLGLVAKAGSQDEPGARGSLIRLSEVLFIESVRAAAQDHEDLDRVLGAMADPRIGRALALIHGAPERDWTLASLASAVAMSRSRFAAYFSTIVGVAPMRYLADWRLQRPCAGRAHPRPDPGGRRQDRLRLGRRLHPRLRRPLWPVAAGAAPGVGRRNLTDRPDGLTERPVFPAPD; this is encoded by the coding sequence ATGGACGTGCTGAACGACATCCTCGACACCATCGAGCTGCGGGCGACGCTCTATTTCCGCACGCGCTTCACCGCGCCCTATGCGATCGCGGTGCCGCCCTATCGCCAGGCGATCCGCTTCCACCTGGTGGTGCAGGGGCGCTGCCACGTGGCCAGCGACGGCGCGGCGGGCGCCGACCTCGGCATGGGCGAGCTGGTGCTGGTGCCGCGCGGCGCCGCCCATGTGATCGCCGACCGGGCCGGGCGCGAGCCGGTGGCGCTGGACCGGGTGGTGGCCGAGAGCGGCTTCGACGGCGCCGGCCCGCTGGTCTGGGGCGCGGCGCAGGCCGGCGCGAACGAGGAGACCCATCTGATCTGCGGCCACTTCACCTATGACGAGGGGGTCGATCATCCGTTGCTGCGCGCACTGCCGACGCTGCTGCGGGTGTCGGCGCCGGCGCGGGCGCGCCATCCGCTGCTGGACGGCGTGCTGGGCCTGGTGGCCAAGGCCGGCTCCCAGGACGAGCCGGGCGCGCGCGGCTCGCTGATCCGGCTATCGGAGGTGCTGTTCATCGAATCCGTGCGGGCGGCGGCCCAGGACCACGAGGACCTGGACCGCGTGCTGGGTGCGATGGCCGATCCGCGGATCGGCCGCGCGCTGGCGCTGATCCACGGCGCGCCGGAGCGCGACTGGACCCTGGCGTCGCTGGCCAGCGCGGTGGCGATGTCGCGCAGCCGGTTCGCCGCCTATTTCAGCACGATCGTCGGCGTGGCGCCGATGCGCTACCTGGCCGACTGGCGGCTGCAGCGCCCATGCGCTGGTCGCGCGCACCCGCGACCCGATCCAGGTGGTCGCCGCCAAGACCGGCTTCGCCTCGGCCGCCGGCTTCACCCGCGCCTTCGCCGCCCGCTATGGCCAGTCGCCGCGGGCGCTGCGCCAGGCGTCGGTCGCCGAAACTTGACCGATCGACCCGATGGCTTGACCGAACGGCCCGTTTTCCCCGCGCCGGATTGA